Genomic segment of Nitrospirota bacterium:
GGGGCGGAAAGGTAAGGATAAATACAAATGGCCATGGAAATCTCATCCATGGAAGGAATATCCTGCCTGAGCTTGAAGGTCTTGTTGACAGGCTATCAATAAGCCTTGACGCAGAAAACGAGGAAATATACGAAAAAATATGCATGCCTGCTTACAAAGGGGCATTTCAAGGTGTAATATCTTTCATAAAAGAGGCTAAGAAGTATATACCCGAAGTTGAGGTCACTGTGGTAACTGTGCCTGAAGTAGATATCGAGAAGTGCAAAGTAATCGCACAGGAACTCGGCGTAAAATTAAGGGTAAGGCGACTTGATGTGGTGGGCTAATATATTACTTTTTCAAGAAACAGCCCCTGCGCCGGGGCTGTTGGGCCTGATAAACGCCTGTCTCTCAGTCCTATTATTTCCTCAACCCTTAATGGTGTAAGCTTGCCCCTGCCAACCTCAACAAGGGTGCCAACAATGTTTCTCACCATATGCCTGAGAAATGAATCACCCTCTATCCTTATCTTGATTAAGGGGACATCCAGTCTGACTGTCATAAATTCCAGAGAAGAATGTTCTGATAACTCAATAGTTGTTGTTTTCCTCACGGTTGTTTTTGAACTGCATCCAGAACCCTGAAAGGATTTAAAATCATGTTCGCCTATAAGGTATGCGGCTGCTTCCCTCATGGCATTAAAATTTAAATCATACGGTATCTGCCAGGAATATCGCCTGAGAAAAACCGGACAGTATCTCTCTTGAGATATGAGATAAAAATATATCTTGCCCTTTGCATTGTATCTCGGATGAAAATTTAGAGGCATTTCATTGACATCAATTGCTCTTACATCTTCTGGGAGATTTGCGTTTAATGCCCGCTTGAGGACATCTGTGGACAGATGGCTGAGGGTCTTGAATGCTGCCACCTGCTGAAGTGCATGCACACCTGCATCAGTTCTTCCGGCTCCTGTTACCCTTGACTTCTCACCTGTAATCCTGACTACAGCGTCTTCTATTATGCTCTGTATTGTAAGCCCTTTCTTCTGAACCTGCCAG
This window contains:
- a CDS encoding radical SAM protein, translating into GGKVRINTNGHGNLIHGRNILPELEGLVDRLSISLDAENEEIYEKICMPAYKGAFQGVISFIKEAKKYIPEVEVTVVTVPEVDIEKCKVIAQELGVKLRVRRLDVVG
- the truA gene encoding tRNA pseudouridine(38-40) synthase TruA, which produces MRNVRLILEYDGLNYSGWQVQKKGLTIQSIIEDAVVRITGEKSRVTGAGRTDAGVHALQQVAAFKTLSHLSTDVLKRALNANLPEDVRAIDVNEMPLNFHPRYNAKGKIYFYLISQERYCPVFLRRYSWQIPYDLNFNAMREAAAYLIGEHDFKSFQGSGCSSKTTVRKTTTIELSEHSSLEFMTVRLDVPLIKIRIEGDSFLRHMVRNIVGTLVEVGRGKLTPLRVEEIIGLRDRRLSGPTAPAQGLFLEKVIY